Proteins encoded by one window of Nicotiana tabacum cultivar K326 chromosome 10, ASM71507v2, whole genome shotgun sequence:
- the LOC107806798 gene encoding serine/threonine-protein kinase WAG1-like, producing MYMSPPFSSTHPISQSSTKKRKNQVFSFLRREFDKTKMEELDTLYPPDSDLDLSFTSCASITTTTTDRTLSARSSLARSSLTLSFNDRLSSTSTTNNPSTEIPNLHRRPHRKHDPNWSAIKAATTLSSDGALHLRHLKLHRLVGSGNLGRVFLCRLRDYDHANFALKVIDRDSLTAKKLSHVQTEAEILSSLDHPFLPTLYAHLEVSHYTCLLIDFCPNGDLHSLLRKQPGNRLPVESVRFYAAEVLVALEYLHSLGIVYRDLKPENILIREDGHIMLSDFDLCFKSDVSPKLDFTTRTLERSKRRYSCFSDRLREETVTEFVAEPTGAFSRSCVGTHEYLAPELISGTGHGNGVDWWAFGVLLYELLYGTTPFKGSSKESTLRNIASSKGVKFNVEESRGNEPSGMGEAKDLIERLLVKDPRRRLGCARGATDIKRHPFFAGIKWPLIRTYRPPEVRGLSIKRTKSKLRVSHVTGVTSSSSPRRKCCWWKRLGYLMRIKGSKYNLNSNHNYYCYTNQKVRKCA from the coding sequence aTGTATATGTCACCTCCTTTCTCTAGCACTCACCCCATTTCACAAAGCTCAACCAAGAAACGAAAGAACCAAGTTTTCTCCTTTTTGAGAAGAGAATTTGACAAGACAAAGATGGAAGAATTAGATACCCTTTATCCACCAGATTCTGACCTTGATCTAAGTTTCACAAGTTGTGCTTCCATTACTACCACCACAACTGATCGTACTCTTAGTGCAAGAAGCAGTTTGGCTCGTAGCAGCCTTACACTCAGCTTCAACGACCGTCTTTCCTCTACCTCTACTACAAATAATCCCTCCACCGAAATCCCCAATCTCCACCGCCGTCCCCACCGCAAACACGACCCTAATTGGTCTGCCATTAAGGCGGCCACCACCCTTTCCTCTGACGGCGCTCTTCATCTCCGCCACCTTAAACTCCACCGCCTTGTGGGGTCCGGAAACCTCGGCCGCGTTTTCCTCTGCCGTCTCCGTGACTATGATCACGCTAACTTTGCTCTTAAGGTCATTGACCGTGATTCCCTTACGGCGAAAAAACTCTCTCATGTTCAAACGGAGGCTGAGATCCTCTCCTCGCTAGACCACCCTTTTCTCCCTACACTCTACGCTCATTTAGAAGTCTCTCATTACACTTGCTTGCTTATTGATTTCTGCCCTAACGGTGATCTCCATTCCTTGCTCCGCAAGCAACCTGGTAACCGGCTACCTGTTGAATCGGTCAGATTCTACGCAGCTGAGGTACTCGTAGCATTAGAATATCTACATTCGCTTGGAATAGTGTATCGTGATCTAAAGCCCGAAAATATTCTGATACGCGAAGATGGTCACATTATGCTCTCCGACTTCGACTTGTGTTTCAAATCCGATGTTTCACCGAAATTAGATTTCACCACCCGCACTCTAGAAAGATCTAAAAGAAGATACAGTTGTTTCAGTGACCGGCTACGCGAAGAAACTGTCACCGAGTTCGTCGCCGAGCCAACCGGTGCATTTTCCAGATCATGCGTTGGGACCCACGAGTACTTAGCGCCGGAGCTCATCAGCGGCACCGGCCACGGTAACGGTGTGGATTGGTGGGCGTTTGGGGTGTTACTGTACGAGTTGTTGTATGGAACGACGCCGTTTAAAGGGAGCAGTAAAGAGTCCACCCTGCGCAATATAGCATCCAGCAAAGGAGTGAAGTTTAACGTAGAAGAAAGTCGAGGAAATGAGCCTTCAGGAATGGGTGAAGCAAAGGATTTAATAGAGAGGTTATTAGTGAAGGATCCAAGGAGGAGGCTAGGATGCGCCAGGGGTGCAACGGATATTAAACGTCACCCGTTCTTCGCCGGAATAAAATGGCCGTTGATCAGAACTTACCGGCCGCCGGAGGTACGTGGGCTAAGTATAAAGAGGACCAAGAGTAAGTTGCGCGTGAGTCACGTGACTGGAGTAACATCATCATCATCCCCAAGAAGAAAGTGTTGTTGGTGGAAAAGGCTGGGGTATCTAATGAGAATTAAAGGATCTAAGTACAATTTAAATTCTAATCAtaattattattgttatactAATCAGAAGGTTAGAAAATGTGCTTAA